A single uncultured Acetobacterium sp. DNA region contains:
- a CDS encoding energy-coupling factor ABC transporter permease, whose translation MKKAKRSMTIVGIVFFMVVLASQPVNAMHIMEGFLPIGWAVFWWVLSLPFIAFGLYQVGKIFKDKPEQKVLLAIATAFTFALSAFKLPSVTGSSSHMTGIGLGAIVLGPFATVVVGTIALLFQALLLAHGGLTTLGANAFSMAIVGSFTAYGIYKGLSKLNVPKALTVFLAAFIGDLMTYVTTSVQLGLAFPDPVGGVTASVIKFLSIFAITQIPLAIIEGILTVLVVNAIYQYKEKGIISNETLTDN comes from the coding sequence ATGAAAAAGGCAAAAAGAAGCATGACCATTGTGGGGATTGTATTTTTTATGGTCGTTTTGGCATCGCAGCCGGTGAACGCCATGCATATTATGGAAGGTTTTCTGCCCATTGGCTGGGCTGTCTTTTGGTGGGTTTTATCACTGCCGTTTATCGCCTTCGGGTTGTATCAGGTGGGCAAAATATTTAAAGATAAACCTGAGCAAAAAGTTCTTTTAGCCATTGCAACAGCGTTTACCTTTGCCTTATCAGCGTTTAAGCTGCCGTCGGTAACTGGCAGTTCATCTCATATGACCGGAATTGGTTTAGGTGCCATTGTTCTGGGCCCCTTTGCAACCGTGGTGGTTGGTACCATCGCCTTGTTGTTTCAGGCACTTTTGCTGGCCCATGGCGGGCTGACAACTTTGGGAGCCAACGCCTTTTCGATGGCGATTGTGGGATCTTTTACAGCTTACGGAATTTATAAAGGGCTGTCAAAACTCAATGTGCCCAAGGCATTAACCGTCTTTTTAGCAGCATTTATCGGCGATCTGATGACCTATGTGACCACATCCGTTCAACTGGGACTGGCCTTTCCGGATCCCGTCGGTGGGGTAACCGCATCCGTTATCAAATTCTTGAGTATCTTTGCCATTACCCAGATACCGCTGGCAATCATTGAGGGCATTTTAACCGTTCTGGTTGTCAATGCCATCTACCAATATAAAGAAAAGGGGATTATTTCAAATGAAACTCTCACCGATAACTAA
- the hemL gene encoding glutamate-1-semialdehyde 2,1-aminomutase encodes MKREKSEKLFIEAEKYIPGGVNSPVRAFKSVEMPPVFIDHGKGAKIYDVDGNEYTDYICSWGPLILGHASPVYFEGIQEALEKGTSFGAPTAIEVEVAKLITEAYPSMEMVRMVSSGTEATMSALRVARGYTGRDKIIKFEGCYHGHADGLLVKSGSGTLTFGVPTSSGVTPGTAKDTLVATYNDIASVKALFTENPGEIAAVIVEPVAGNMGVVAPDLDFMKALREITAAEGTVLIFDEVITGFRLAYGGAQEVLDIKPDMTTLGKIIGGGMPVGAYGGRRDIMETVAPLGGVYQAGTLSGNPIAMKMGLNTLTYLRDHPEVYTEMEENAKLLEAGFKANIEKTGVKAQMVRFKGMTCCFFTDVPIDGYAAVMTSDTKAYTKYFKAMLDAGNLMPPAQFEGIFLSSAHTKADIEKTIEDHYQALKNL; translated from the coding sequence ATGAAGCGAGAAAAATCAGAAAAATTATTTATCGAAGCAGAAAAATATATACCCGGCGGCGTCAATAGCCCAGTGCGGGCGTTCAAATCGGTGGAAATGCCACCGGTCTTTATTGACCATGGCAAAGGCGCCAAGATTTATGATGTAGACGGCAACGAATATACCGACTATATCTGTTCCTGGGGTCCCCTGATTTTAGGTCATGCCTCACCGGTTTACTTTGAAGGGATTCAGGAAGCTCTGGAAAAAGGAACTAGCTTTGGAGCCCCAACAGCCATTGAGGTAGAGGTTGCCAAACTGATCACCGAAGCCTATCCGTCAATGGAAATGGTGCGGATGGTCAGCTCCGGAACCGAAGCCACCATGAGTGCGTTGCGAGTCGCCAGAGGCTATACCGGACGGGATAAGATTATTAAATTTGAAGGTTGCTACCACGGCCATGCTGACGGATTATTGGTTAAATCCGGATCCGGTACTCTGACCTTTGGAGTGCCTACCAGTTCTGGAGTGACGCCGGGGACTGCCAAGGACACTTTGGTGGCAACCTATAATGACATTGCCAGCGTCAAAGCTCTCTTTACCGAAAATCCCGGCGAAATTGCCGCCGTTATCGTGGAACCGGTAGCCGGTAACATGGGCGTGGTCGCCCCGGATCTGGATTTTATGAAAGCGCTGCGAGAAATCACCGCGGCCGAAGGAACCGTGCTGATTTTTGATGAAGTCATCACCGGATTCCGGTTAGCTTATGGCGGAGCCCAAGAAGTCCTGGATATTAAACCAGACATGACTACATTAGGGAAGATCATCGGCGGCGGTATGCCCGTTGGCGCCTATGGCGGACGTCGGGATATCATGGAAACCGTGGCACCTCTGGGTGGCGTTTATCAGGCTGGAACCCTGTCTGGAAATCCCATTGCTATGAAAATGGGATTAAACACCCTGACCTACCTGCGGGATCACCCGGAAGTTTACACCGAAATGGAAGAAAATGCCAAGCTTCTGGAAGCTGGTTTTAAGGCTAACATCGAAAAAACCGGTGTCAAAGCCCAGATGGTCCGTTTCAAAGGAATGACCTGCTGCTTCTTTACCGACGTCCCCATCGATGGCTACGCCGCTGTCATGACCTCAGACACCAAGGCTTACACCAAATATTTTAAAGCCATGCTGGATGCCGGCAACCTCATGCCCCCAGCTCAATTTGAAGGGATCTTCCTTTCCTCCGCCCACACCAAAGCGGACATTGAAAAAACCATCGAGGATCACTACCAGGCATTAAAAAATCTATAA
- a CDS encoding bifunctional precorrin-2 dehydrogenase/sirohydrochlorin ferrochelatase, with amino-acid sequence MMTPLLFNLKNKKVLVVGGGKVAARRIVTLLENCMQVIAVSPDFSETIIKTENCQLTLIHAGYHKDQLTDIDLAVAATDNRELNHQIRTDCASLKIWCNRVDDPEDSDFIFPSVIRRGDLTLSVCTEGASPFLTKNIVDELANRYDESYTEKTALLRSLRQTILAGAGSQKEKTEKLKELSNCSNAELRSKLGNN; translated from the coding sequence ATGATGACGCCGCTGTTATTTAACTTGAAAAATAAAAAGGTCCTGGTGGTTGGCGGTGGTAAGGTTGCCGCCAGACGGATTGTCACCTTATTGGAAAACTGCATGCAGGTTATCGCGGTGAGTCCCGATTTTTCCGAGACGATCATCAAAACCGAGAACTGTCAGCTGACCCTGATCCATGCCGGTTATCACAAGGATCAACTCACCGATATCGATTTGGCAGTCGCTGCAACCGACAACCGCGAGTTAAATCACCAAATTAGAACAGACTGCGCGTCTCTTAAAATTTGGTGCAACCGGGTGGATGATCCGGAGGATTCGGACTTCATTTTTCCCAGCGTCATCCGCCGGGGGGATTTAACCCTGTCGGTTTGTACCGAAGGAGCCAGTCCTTTTTTAACGAAAAACATTGTTGACGAGCTGGCAAATCGCTATGATGAGAGTTATACTGAAAAAACTGCCTTATTGCGATCGCTGCGACAGACAATTTTAGCTGGAGCCGGTTCACAGAAGGAAAAAACCGAAAAACTTAAAGAATTGTCCAACTGTTCCAATGCGGAACTTAGGTCAAAACTAGGAAATAACTGA
- the hemC gene encoding hydroxymethylbilane synthase has protein sequence MNIKVGTRGSTLARTQSQWLIDVLAKAHPQINFEMVIIKTKGDLVQDKPLDKIGDKGLFTKELEDALLSGEIHMAIHSMKDMPSKLPEGLVLTVPTVREDPRDVLLTPHQITSLDELPKGAVVATGSKRRICQLQKLRPDVEIVGIRGNIDTRIRKMQEQKLDGIILAAAGLKRIGRLADSAYQTVTLPENTFIPAPAQGILAVEVREDNETVKELMAAISDQNTIIQMNAERSFLNALNGSCHIPVGAFCEIKKDTIVLYGLYGLEDGSHVVTQSIEGLPEEAENLGKQLAAACYTAVHTKPGKVYLAGGGCGDPGLLTVKAKDILTKADVVVYDALVNESFLNDARADAEIIYVGKRAGNHAMRQEEINALLVQKGQEGKLVLRLKGGDPYVFGRGGEEGEDLYDAGVPFEVIPGITSVIGGLAYAGIPITHRDCVSSFHVITGHLKSNAYDGSSDLDWPVLGKLKGTIVFLMGVKNLEKICDELVKNGMNPEMPVAVVHRASTPYQRVVTGNLKTIYDIATEAKITAPSLIVVGEVVNKRQKLRFFDEKPLFGKNIIVTRSREQSSQMVEKISELGGNAIEFPTIKIVPINEVACDEKVKVLNDYSHIIFTSINGVEIFFDSLVRCGKDARAFGNLHITAIGEGTKNALLARGLQADFVPDKYVGEELVSGLTPLLNKDSRVLIPRSKNARIYVVEELSKICPVDEVQCYETIREDHATVDPLEMLNNKEIDYITFTSSTTVQFFVEKIGAAHIDAINTAKCVSIGPQTSKKCQELGIDVDIEAETYTIQGMLDAILQDSEK, from the coding sequence ATGAATATAAAAGTTGGAACAAGGGGCAGTACGCTGGCCCGAACCCAAAGCCAGTGGCTGATTGATGTCCTGGCCAAAGCCCATCCCCAGATAAATTTCGAAATGGTCATCATTAAAACAAAAGGTGATCTGGTTCAGGATAAACCTTTGGATAAAATTGGCGATAAGGGACTGTTTACCAAGGAACTGGAAGACGCCCTGCTATCCGGTGAGATCCATATGGCGATTCACAGTATGAAGGATATGCCATCAAAACTGCCGGAAGGACTGGTATTGACAGTTCCAACCGTTCGGGAAGATCCCCGGGATGTCCTGCTGACACCACATCAAATCACGTCATTGGATGAGTTGCCCAAGGGTGCGGTCGTGGCAACTGGCAGCAAACGACGGATCTGTCAGCTGCAAAAGCTGCGGCCGGATGTTGAAATAGTGGGGATTCGCGGTAATATCGATACCCGGATTCGCAAGATGCAGGAACAGAAACTGGATGGCATCATTCTGGCCGCTGCCGGCCTGAAACGGATTGGCCGCTTGGCAGATTCAGCCTACCAAACCGTGACCTTGCCAGAGAACACCTTTATCCCGGCACCAGCCCAGGGCATCCTGGCGGTGGAAGTGCGGGAAGACAATGAAACGGTCAAAGAGCTGATGGCCGCCATCAGTGATCAAAATACCATCATTCAGATGAACGCAGAGCGAAGTTTTCTAAATGCCCTTAACGGTAGCTGTCATATTCCGGTTGGCGCATTTTGTGAAATAAAAAAAGACACCATTGTACTGTACGGACTTTATGGTCTGGAAGACGGCAGTCATGTGGTAACCCAATCCATTGAAGGATTACCCGAGGAGGCAGAAAATTTGGGAAAACAATTAGCAGCAGCATGTTATACAGCGGTGCATACAAAACCGGGAAAGGTTTATCTGGCCGGCGGCGGTTGCGGCGATCCCGGTCTCTTAACCGTTAAAGCCAAGGATATTTTAACCAAAGCCGATGTAGTGGTCTACGATGCTCTGGTTAATGAAAGTTTTTTAAATGATGCCCGAGCAGATGCGGAAATCATCTATGTGGGCAAACGGGCTGGCAATCATGCCATGCGTCAGGAAGAGATCAATGCTTTATTAGTCCAAAAAGGTCAGGAAGGCAAACTGGTACTGCGCTTAAAAGGCGGCGATCCCTATGTCTTTGGCCGGGGTGGCGAAGAAGGCGAAGACCTGTATGATGCCGGGGTGCCGTTTGAAGTAATCCCCGGAATCACCTCGGTTATCGGTGGACTGGCCTATGCCGGGATTCCCATTACCCACCGGGATTGTGTGTCATCCTTTCATGTCATCACCGGACATTTAAAATCCAACGCCTATGACGGCTCGTCCGATCTGGACTGGCCGGTATTGGGCAAACTCAAGGGCACCATCGTCTTTTTAATGGGCGTTAAAAATCTGGAAAAGATTTGCGACGAACTGGTTAAAAATGGCATGAACCCAGAAATGCCGGTGGCAGTGGTGCATCGGGCGTCCACCCCTTATCAGCGGGTGGTGACCGGAAACCTGAAGACTATCTATGACATTGCTACCGAAGCAAAAATCACCGCCCCCAGCCTGATTGTGGTGGGTGAAGTCGTGAATAAACGACAAAAACTGCGGTTCTTTGATGAAAAACCATTGTTCGGGAAAAACATCATCGTTACCCGATCTCGGGAACAGAGCTCCCAGATGGTCGAAAAAATCAGCGAACTGGGCGGCAATGCCATTGAATTCCCAACCATCAAAATTGTCCCCATCAACGAAGTGGCTTGTGACGAAAAAGTAAAAGTCCTCAACGACTACAGCCATATTATTTTTACCAGCATCAACGGCGTCGAAATCTTCTTTGATTCATTAGTGCGTTGTGGCAAAGATGCCAGAGCCTTTGGCAATCTTCACATTACTGCCATTGGCGAAGGTACCAAAAATGCCCTCTTAGCCCGAGGCCTCCAGGCCGATTTTGTGCCAGATAAATATGTCGGTGAAGAACTGGTCAGCGGTCTGACCCCGTTGCTTAATAAAGATAGTCGGGTATTGATCCCGCGATCAAAAAATGCCCGGATCTATGTGGTCGAAGAATTATCTAAAATCTGTCCGGTGGATGAGGTCCAATGCTACGAAACCATCCGAGAAGATCACGCCACGGTTGACCCACTGGAAATGCTAAATAACAAAGAAATTGATTATATTACCTTTACCAGCTCTACCACCGTCCAGTTTTTTGTGGAAAAAATCGGAGCTGCCCATATTGATGCGATTAACACGGCAAAATGTGTCTCCATCGGCCCCCAAACCTCAAAGAAATGTCAGGAACTGGGCATTGATGTGGACATCGAAGCCGAAACATATACCATCCAGGGAATGCTGGACGCGATTTTGCAGGATTCAGAAAAGTAA
- a CDS encoding energy-coupling factor ABC transporter ATP-binding protein: MIKTENLTYQYPDGTKALNNVSIDGTKGNCIALIGENGAGKSTLMSALIGLIKPTEGKVFFKEEPLSYKKKYLYEFRKSIGLVIQESDKQVFYSGIYDDVAFALRNMGMEVDVIDQRVKAAMEATGITLLADRPVHYLSYGQKKRVAMAGVLAVEPEIILMDEPTLGLDPKSKAGVKAIIKGALSKGIKIILSSHDMDFIYEFCDYTYVLHHGGVLVEGETTEVFKNTEALETASLEQATMTRLEQCLGIKGFRSITALEEAIRNQKKEVQADETGSSRNQS, translated from the coding sequence ATGATTAAAACAGAAAATTTAACCTATCAATATCCAGATGGCACCAAAGCCTTGAACAACGTGTCCATTGACGGAACCAAGGGAAATTGCATCGCCCTCATCGGTGAAAACGGTGCCGGTAAATCCACCCTGATGTCAGCCTTGATCGGGCTGATCAAACCAACCGAGGGAAAGGTATTCTTTAAAGAAGAACCCTTATCTTATAAGAAAAAATATCTCTATGAATTTAGAAAATCAATTGGGTTGGTGATTCAGGAGTCCGATAAACAAGTCTTTTATTCCGGAATATATGATGATGTGGCCTTTGCACTGCGAAATATGGGCATGGAAGTTGATGTTATCGATCAGCGGGTGAAAGCGGCGATGGAAGCTACTGGCATTACCCTGTTGGCAGATCGGCCAGTGCATTACCTTAGTTATGGACAAAAGAAACGAGTGGCCATGGCGGGTGTTTTAGCGGTGGAACCGGAGATTATTCTGATGGATGAACCGACTTTAGGGTTGGACCCCAAAAGTAAGGCCGGTGTCAAAGCCATTATCAAAGGCGCCTTATCCAAAGGCATTAAGATTATTTTATCCAGCCATGACATGGATTTTATTTATGAATTTTGTGATTATACCTACGTACTCCATCATGGTGGGGTGTTGGTGGAAGGCGAAACCACTGAGGTTTTCAAGAATACCGAAGCGCTGGAAACAGCCAGTCTGGAACAAGCAACGATGACCCGCCTGGAACAGTGTCTGGGAATTAAGGGGTTTCGCAGCATTACCGCTCTGGAAGAAGCGATCAGGAATCAGAAAAAGGAGGTTCAAGCGGATGAAACTGGTAGTAGCAGGAATCAATCATAA
- a CDS encoding energy-coupling factor ABC transporter substrate-binding protein yields MKLSPITKVILILIIGALIVVPQIALPNAEFSGADDGAKTAITSIDENYVPWFQNIFDPGDMEGNLFHLQQILGVGGLGICFFYLYKKSKKNEKADKSA; encoded by the coding sequence ATGAAACTCTCACCGATAACTAAAGTTATTCTGATTTTAATCATTGGCGCACTGATTGTGGTTCCGCAGATTGCTTTGCCGAACGCCGAGTTTTCCGGTGCGGATGATGGTGCCAAAACGGCTATTACCTCAATTGACGAAAACTATGTCCCCTGGTTTCAAAATATCTTTGATCCCGGCGATATGGAAGGAAACTTATTCCATCTTCAACAAATATTAGGCGTTGGCGGACTGGGAATCTGCTTTTTCTACCTCTATAAAAAGTCAAAAAAAAATGAAAAAGCTGACAAGTCGGCTTAA
- the hemB gene encoding porphobilinogen synthase, with product MLPTRLRKNAAVRNLIRETQLSMNDVVYPLFIVDGQGVRKEIGSMKDQYHLSLDMLGAETLALKELGIRYVILFGVPDEKDSAATPAFVTDGLIQEGIRVIKKVDPEMYVITDVCLCEYKSDGHCCFFEENGEIRRAQTLETLSKTALSHAEAGADMVAPSDMMDGRIDHMRETLDRAGYESIPIMAYSAKFASSFYGPFRDAANSAPSFGDRRSYQMDSANSREALKEMVLDIDEGADIVMVKPAMPYLDIIAKGKELSYLPMAAYQVSGEYAMIRNAVDADLMDRWAIFESLISIKRAGADIIITYFAKELQAMLKDYQ from the coding sequence ATGTTGCCAACACGATTACGAAAAAATGCGGCGGTTCGAAATTTAATCCGGGAAACCCAGCTTTCCATGAATGATGTGGTTTATCCGCTGTTTATTGTCGATGGGCAGGGAGTGCGCAAAGAAATCGGCTCAATGAAAGATCAGTATCACCTGTCTTTGGACATGCTGGGGGCGGAAACCCTGGCACTAAAAGAACTGGGGATCCGTTATGTTATTTTGTTTGGTGTTCCCGACGAAAAGGACAGCGCCGCCACGCCCGCCTTTGTGACGGACGGTCTGATCCAGGAAGGCATTCGCGTGATCAAAAAAGTTGATCCGGAAATGTATGTCATTACTGATGTCTGCCTGTGCGAATATAAAAGCGACGGTCATTGCTGTTTCTTTGAAGAAAACGGCGAGATCAGACGAGCACAGACATTGGAAACCTTAAGCAAAACAGCGCTCAGCCATGCCGAAGCCGGAGCCGATATGGTGGCTCCTTCGGATATGATGGATGGCCGCATCGATCACATGCGAGAAACTCTGGATCGGGCCGGTTATGAATCGATTCCGATTATGGCTTACTCGGCTAAATTTGCTTCCAGTTTTTATGGCCCCTTCCGGGATGCCGCCAATTCGGCACCATCTTTCGGCGACCGGCGCAGCTATCAGATGGACTCGGCCAATTCCCGGGAAGCCTTAAAAGAAATGGTTCTGGACATCGATGAAGGCGCTGATATTGTGATGGTGAAACCAGCCATGCCGTATCTGGATATTATTGCCAAAGGTAAGGAATTGTCCTATTTACCGATGGCCGCTTACCAGGTCAGCGGCGAATACGCGATGATCAGAAATGCCGTGGATGCCGATCTGATGGATCGCTGGGCTATTTTTGAAAGTCTGATTAGCATCAAACGAGCCGGAGCAGACATCATCATCACCTATTTTGCCAAAGAATTACAGGCCATGCTGAAGGATTATCAATAA
- the cbiQ gene encoding cobalt ECF transporter T component CbiQ translates to MIDRFAHTNKLSNANPTVKVVVSLVMLLSVFFINQPLYMAGVFGVMVGCTLLWAKIPVRIYLHTLIFDSLFIIPGAIALLFTISQGEGDFIFAFNFFQFTIGITTTNLILASLVFCRAMSGVSCMLFLIYTTPVMQIAGVMKKAHISNTFLEIFILTYRFIFDYWEKIKLMATAQELRFGYRSFKVAIQSVAMMLSNLFLMAIQSYEEMTQTLELKQYQGDFHVSYRKGHKHD, encoded by the coding sequence ATGATTGATCGTTTTGCCCATACCAATAAACTCAGCAATGCCAATCCTACTGTTAAAGTAGTGGTTTCATTAGTCATGCTCCTGTCGGTTTTTTTTATCAATCAACCCCTGTATATGGCAGGGGTTTTTGGTGTCATGGTGGGATGTACCCTGTTGTGGGCAAAAATTCCGGTACGTATTTATCTGCATACTCTGATTTTTGACTCCCTGTTTATCATTCCCGGAGCGATTGCGTTATTGTTTACCATCTCTCAGGGAGAGGGGGACTTCATCTTTGCATTTAACTTTTTTCAATTTACGATTGGAATCACAACCACCAATCTTATTTTAGCCAGTCTGGTCTTTTGCAGGGCGATGTCGGGTGTCTCCTGTATGCTTTTTTTAATTTACACAACCCCGGTGATGCAAATTGCGGGAGTCATGAAAAAAGCCCATATCAGCAATACTTTTTTAGAAATATTTATTTTAACCTATCGCTTCATCTTTGATTACTGGGAAAAAATAAAACTCATGGCAACCGCCCAGGAACTGCGTTTTGGTTATCGCAGTTTTAAAGTCGCCATTCAATCCGTCGCAATGATGTTAAGCAATTTATTTCTCATGGCCATCCAGAGCTACGAGGAGATGACACAAACCCTGGAATTAAAACAATACCAGGGAGACTTTCATGTGAGCTATAGGAAAGGTCATAAACATGATTAA
- the hemA gene encoding glutamyl-tRNA reductase, with protein MKLVVAGINHKDTPLEIREKGAFLHRTLNEAIRTILNEADIAEVIILSTCNRSEIYVSTRNEDAAGKILTDFYLHEKSAELAPYLFVKKEREAMVHLYEVVTGLDSMILGEDQILGQVKDALEKSQAIKGCGKYLTKMFREAITFTKKVKTDYKISETPLSLSSTAVKHIKREYPEDYGDKKILIIGSGKMGVLALRYMKAEGFQNPYMTNRTFHNMHECEAIHENVQMIHYEDRYDIIPEMDVIITATASPHVILKADEMKPQGKPLIVIDLALPRDVEEAVGNLDKVELLTIDDFKNIMDEKMTYRVKIAEKIAAEIQDEIDGLLSWVTHAKVDNMVRDLNETSRQLAEETIENLCGRLNLTEKEEIYLTKVIRSKFREMVMPPIKQLKSLDDEAQIIGIEKTVTYLFPGIQDKTIPEAQENDDAAVI; from the coding sequence ATGAAACTGGTAGTAGCAGGAATCAATCATAAGGATACACCTTTAGAGATTCGAGAAAAAGGGGCATTTCTTCATCGCACCCTGAATGAGGCCATCCGGACGATTTTAAATGAAGCCGACATTGCCGAGGTGATTATTCTGTCGACTTGCAACCGCAGTGAGATCTATGTGTCCACCCGCAATGAAGATGCGGCCGGAAAAATATTGACAGACTTTTATCTCCATGAGAAATCAGCAGAACTGGCGCCTTATCTTTTTGTGAAAAAAGAGCGGGAAGCAATGGTTCACCTTTATGAGGTGGTCACCGGTCTGGACTCCATGATTTTGGGTGAAGACCAGATTTTGGGACAGGTCAAAGATGCGCTGGAAAAATCCCAGGCGATCAAGGGCTGTGGAAAATATCTGACGAAAATGTTCCGCGAAGCCATCACCTTTACCAAAAAAGTGAAAACGGACTACAAAATCTCAGAAACGCCGTTATCCTTAAGTTCAACTGCTGTAAAGCATATCAAACGGGAGTATCCTGAAGACTATGGGGATAAAAAAATATTAATCATCGGTTCTGGAAAAATGGGTGTGCTGGCACTGCGCTACATGAAGGCAGAAGGCTTTCAAAATCCTTATATGACGAACCGAACCTTTCATAATATGCATGAATGCGAAGCCATTCACGAAAACGTCCAGATGATCCACTATGAAGACCGCTACGACATTATTCCAGAGATGGATGTGATCATTACCGCCACCGCATCGCCACATGTTATTTTGAAAGCCGATGAAATGAAGCCACAAGGCAAACCGCTGATAGTGATCGATTTAGCCCTGCCCCGGGATGTCGAAGAAGCGGTGGGCAATCTGGACAAGGTCGAATTGCTGACCATTGATGATTTCAAAAACATCATGGACGAAAAAATGACCTATCGGGTCAAGATTGCTGAAAAGATTGCCGCGGAAATTCAGGATGAAATCGATGGATTGCTTTCCTGGGTAACCCACGCCAAGGTGGATAATATGGTTCGGGATTTAAATGAAACCTCCCGGCAATTGGCCGAGGAAACTATTGAAAACCTCTGTGGCCGGTTAAACCTGACCGAAAAAGAAGAAATCTATCTGACCAAGGTGATCCGCTCCAAATTCCGAGAAATGGTCATGCCGCCGATTAAACAATTGAAATCGTTAGACGATGAAGCTCAAATTATTGGCATTGAAAAGACGGTGACCTACCTTTTTCCGGGAATTCAGGATAAAACCATCCCGGAGGCTCAAGAAAATGATGACGCCGCTGTTATTTAA